One stretch of Zingiber officinale cultivar Zhangliang chromosome 6B, Zo_v1.1, whole genome shotgun sequence DNA includes these proteins:
- the LOC121992576 gene encoding putative leucine-rich repeat receptor-like serine/threonine-protein kinase At2g24130: protein MAAAIIVFLAVHFFSLLASADAGRSNFSVGLGAGDDDSASLLLFASAVTSDPTGALSGWGAPGSDVCDWTGVTCLPATRRVAQLVLTGRGLRGTISSAVSNLSSLDVLDLSENFFSGVIPPAIGYLSSLQQLSLSKNLLAGSIPVEFGLLRRLIYLDLDGNQLTGAAPKTLFCNCTSLQYIDLSNNSLAGEISLADECRLPDLKFILLWSNNFAGPIPLALSNSSKLEWIDFESNRLSGVLPSAIFDKMPFLQYLYLSYNNLSSHDSNTNLAPFFASLINCSRLQELELAGNNLGGRIPLLLGDLSVNLVQLHLDDNAISGPIPPNISNLLNLTYLNLSHNYLNGSIPPDLSPLRKLERVYLSNNLLSGEIPQSLGGIPHLGLVDMSWNKLTGSIPESLSNLTQLRTLMLHKNQLSGEIPASLGACVNLEILDLSFNRLTGRIPAAVAALGSIKLYLNLSSNLLEGPLPPQLGEMNMILALDFSDNRFSGGILPQLGGCLALEYLNLSGNVMQGLLPSSVGALPYLQTLDISFNSFSGALPETLQASTSLKQLNLSFNNFSGELPSKGLFASLTADSFLGNPNLCGSIPGMSSCSTQRAHRRRKALALPLSIAGTICTIFLMCSIIKRRRSKYSWRLSPLFPATGEEEEGGGGQRARRQRHHPRITHRQLVKATGGFSDANLVGQGRFGQVYKGTFDNETAIAVKVLVNSGGEISKSFKRECQVLRRTRHRNLIRVITACSEPEFKALVLPLMPNGSLESYLYQGQRSAAPPLDLRRMVSILSDVAEGVAYLHHHAPVKVVHCDLKPSNVLLDEDMTALVSDFGISRLVSGIGPSSKEEDDDESSACNNSITGLLQGSVGYIAPEYGLGGRPSPEGDVYSYGVVVLEMVAGKRPTDVMFHEGVTLHEWVRIHYPHDVDSVSAEAKWRALPPPTLAPHQNSLYYKKMKREVVAELIEVGLLCTQVSPATRPTMLDVARRFSLLKQDLARYDDDAAGGDVEESSSSTTNSSSF, encoded by the exons ATGGCCGCCGCGATTATCGTCTTCCTCGCCGTCCATTTCTTCTCCCTTCTTGCCTCTGCTGACGCCGGCAGATCAAACTTCAGCGTCGGCCTCGGTGCTGGCGACGACGACAGCGCATCACTCCTCCTTTTCGCCTCCGCCGTCACCTCTGACCCCACCGGCGCCCTATCCGGATGGGGTGCCCCAGGATCCGACGTCTGCGACTGGACCGGCGTGACCTGCCTCCCTGCCACCCGACGGGTCGCGCAGCTCGTCCTCACCGGCCGCGGCCTCCGAGGCACCATTTCCTCGGCGGTCTCCAACTTATCTTCCCTCGATGTCCTCGACCTCTCCGAGAACTTCTTCTCCGGCGTCATCCCGCCGGCGATCGGCTACCTCTCCAGCCTCCAACAACTGAGCTTGTCGAAGAACCTCCTCGCCGGGTCCATCCCCGTCGAGTTCGGCCTCCTCCGCCGCCTCATCTATCTCGACCTTGACGGCAACCAACTCACCGGCGCCGCTCCCAAGACTCTGTTCTGCAACTGCACCTCTCTGCAGTACATCGACCTCTCCAACAACTCCCTCGCCGGAGAAATCTCCCTCGCCGACGAGTGCCGCCTCCCAGACTTAAAATTCATCCTCCTCTGGTCCAACAACTTCGCCGGCCCGATTCCGTTAGCCTTATCCAACTCCTCCAAGCTCGAGTGGATTGACTTCGAGTCGAACCGCCTCTCCGGAGTTTTGCCGTCGGCAATCTTCGACAAGATGCCGTTCCTCCAATACTTGTACCTCTCCTACAACAACCTCTCGAGCCACGACAGCAACACAAACCTCGCCCCATTCTTTGCTTCCTTGATCAACTGCTCTCGCTTGCAGGAGCTCGAGCTCGCCGGAAACAATCTCGGCGGCCGCATTCCGCTCCTCCTTGGCGATCTTTCTGTCAACCTCGTGCAGCTTCACCTCGACGACAATGCAATCTCCGGCCCGATCCCACCCAACATATCCAACCTCCTCAATCTGACTTACCTCAATCTTTCGCACAACTACTTGAACGGATCGATTCCGCCGGACTTATCGCCTTTGAGGAAGCTAGAGAGGGTCTACTTGTCCAACAACTTGCTCTCAGGCGAAATCCCGCAGTCGCTCGGCGGAATTCCACACTTGGGCCTCGTCGACATGTCGTGGAACAAGCTCACCGGTTCAATCCCCGAATCCCTGTCCAATCTAACTCAGCTCAGAACGTTGATGCTACACAAAAACCAGCTCTCCGGCGAAATTCCGGCCAGCCTCGGTGCCTGCGTAAACTTAGAAATTCTCGACCTTTCTTTCAACCGGTTGACGGGGAGAATCCCGGCCGCCGTGGCGGCCCTAGGCAGCATAAAATTGTACCTCAACTTGTCGAGCAACCTCCTCGAGGGGCCGCTCCCTCCGCAGCTCGGCGAGATGAACATGATCCTCGCGTTGGATTTTTCAGACAACAGATTCTCCGGCGGGATACTTCCTCAGCTCGGAGGCTGCCTCGCGCTCGAGTACCTCAACCTCTCCGGGAACGTGATGCAGGGCCTGCTCCCGAGCTCGGTTGGAGCGCTACCGTATCTCCAAACGCTCGATATCTCATTCAACAGCTTCTCCGGAGCCCTGCCAGAGACGCTGCAAGCGTCTACCTCACTAAAGCAACTCAATCTCTCCTTCAACAACTTCTCCGGCGAATTACCATCAAAAGGTCTATTCGCCTCCCTGACCGCCGACTCCTTCCTCGGAAACCCAAACCTCTGCGGGTCGATTCCGGGAATGTCTTCATGCTCAACGCAGCGAGCACATCGCCGGCGCAAAGCCTTGGCGCTACCTCTTTCAATCGCCGGCACTATTTGCACCATCTTCTTGATGTGTTCGATAATAAAACGCAGGAGGTCAAAGTACAGTTGGCGTCTAAGTCCTCTGTTCCCGGCgaccggagaagaagaagaaggaggaggagggcaAAGAGCGCGGCGACAGCGTCACCACCCGAGAATCACACACAGGCAGCTCGTTAAAGCCACCGGTGGCTTCTCCGACGCGAACCTCGTCGGACAAGGGCGATTCGGGCAGGTGTATAAAGGCACTTTCGACAACGAGACCGCCATCGCCGTCAAAGTGCTAGTGAACTCCGGCGGGGAGATCTCCAAAAGCTTCAAGCGGGAGTGCCAAGTGCTGAGGAGGACGCGGCATCGGAACTTGATCAGGGTCATCACGGCTTGCAGCGAGCCGGAGTTCAAGGCGCTGGTGCTGCCATTGATGCCCAATGGGAGCTTGGAGAGTTACCTGTATCAGGGACAGAGAAGCGCTGCTCCTCCATTGGATTTGAGGAGGATGGTGAGCATCTTGAGCGATGTGGCGGAGGGAGTCGCCTACTTGCACCACCATGCGCCGGTCAAAGTTGTGCACTGCGATCTCAAGCCCAGTAACGTCCTGTTGGACGAGGACATGACGGCGTTGGTATCGGACTTTGGGATTTCGAGGCTGGTGAGTGGAATTGGGCCGTCGTCGAAGGAGGAAGACGACGACGAATCATCTGCGTGTAACAATTCGATCACCGGATTGTTGCAGGGCTCCGTTGGATACATTGCACCAG AATACGGATTGGGAGGCCGACCATCGCCGGAAGGCGACGTGTACAGCTACGGGGTGGTGGTTCTGGAGATGGTCGCCGGAAAAAGGCCGACGGACGTAATGTTTCACGAGGGCGTGACACTGCACGAGTGGGTGAGAATCCATTACCCGCACGACGTGGACTCCGTCTCGGCGGAGGCGAAATGGAGAGCGCTTCCTCCTCCGACTCTGGCACCTCATCAGAACTCGCTTTACTATAAGAAGATGAAGAGGGAGGTGGTGGCGGAGCTGATCGAGGTCGGTTTGCTCTGCACGCAGGTGTCCCCGGCGACGAGGCCAACGATGCTCGACGTCGCCCGCCGGTTTTCTCTTCTGAAACAGGATCTCGCACGATATGACGACGACGCCGCCGGCGGCGACGTCGAGGAGTCGTCCTCGTCCACGACGAATTCTTCATCTTTTTGA
- the LOC121992577 gene encoding uncharacterized protein LOC121992577 has protein sequence MAQREVVIMKEVLQQRILIRKLYMEIEEEREASATAASEALAMILRLQEEKAAEKLEACQYRRLAEEKLHHVQQSLIILEEAMEDKEIEISMLNHQIQVYKRNLLNNGINDLDIESIHSHGDDINNGISDLNIENLYPHGDIHDRDTVDTSLPPLKTSRLHSEFYSNENNPWESSRQTIWKTIGGNIDQISEKDKRVLNLLKESKPEPTTSNRPSSSGQDTSSGYSSCHSKLQTDAYPDVERIPDFPAHNNLQNQNESDRNAFHVACVHDIFEVPESDKYHTTNESSKYITEESMVETKPCIDKQDMASEGTVDGQMMEYNSMIMDSTDGTWKLRAEFENIKCQLQRIDCESLMQMEGYDRKNEQLNLLSEIYEQLSAIECHLKESKSKSSPYYNSHLVAVMEVNFFCYF, from the coding sequence ATGGCTCAAAGGGAGGTTGTAATTATGAAGGAAGTGCTTCAACAGCGTATCCTCATAAGAAAACTTTACATGGAAATAGaggaggaaagagaagcctcAGCAACTGCAGCAAGTGAAGCTTTAGCCATGATCCTCAGACTTCAAGAAGAAAAGGCAGCAGAGAAGTTGGAAGCATGTCAGTACAGAAGGCTAGCAGAGGAAAAACTTCACCATGTCCAACAATCTTTAATCATTCTTGAGGAAGCAATGGAAGACAAGGAAATTGAGATTTCAATGCTTAATCACCAAATTCAGGTATATAAGAGAAATTTACTAAATAATGGTATCAATGATCTTGACATTGAAAGTATCCATTCACACGGAGATGATATAAATAATGGCATCAGCGATCTTAACATTGAAAACTTGTATCCACATGGAGATATTCATGACCGTGATACTGTGGACACCTCTTTGCCTCCATTAAAAACAAGTAGGTTGCATTCTGAGTTCTATAGCAATGAGAATAATCCGTGGGAGTCTTCTAGGCAAACAATCTGGAAAACCATTGGTGGCAACATAGATCAGATTAGTGAGAAAGACAAACGAGTTTTGAATTTGCTCAAGGAATCCAAACCAGAACCAACCACAAGTAACAGGCCATCCAGTTCAGGACAAGATACTTCATCTGGTTATTCTTCATGTCATTCCAAACTTCAAACCGATGCCTACCCAGATGTTGAACGCATTCCAGATTTCCCTGCTCATAACAATTTACAGAATCAAAATGAATCTGACAGAAATGCATTTCATGTGGCTTGTGTCCATGATATATTTGAAGTCCCAGAAAGTGACAAATATCACACAACTAATGAATCAAGCAAGTATATCACAGAAGAATCTATGGTAGAAACTAAGCCTTGCATTGATAAACAAGACATGGCATCAGAAGGAACTGTAGATGGTCAAATGATGGAATATAACTCCATGATCATGGATTCTACAGATGGAACTTGGAAATTGAGAGCAGAGTTTGAGAATATAAAATGCCAACTTCAGCGAATTGACTGTGAAAGCTTGATGCAAATGGAAGGATATGATAGGAAAAATGAGCAGTTGAATTTGTTGAGTGAGATTTATGAGCAGCTGAGTGCAATAGAATGCCACCTGAAAGAATCCAAATCCAAGAGTTCCCCTTATTACAATTCCCATTTGGTTGCTGTTATGGAGGTAAACTTTTTCTGCTATTTCTAA
- the LOC121992578 gene encoding putative glutathione peroxidase 7, chloroplastic: MAFQAATSTFCYANPSLHGASQGRRMPAPSAAAFRHLSAGFMSGLNMSSVGILNSAPRTSCFLTKLRRTPGVAYAAAVTEKSVHDFTVKDIDGKDVSLNKFKGKALLIVNVASKCGLTSSNYTELSHIHEKYKAQGFEILAFPCNQFGGQEPGSNSEIKNFACTRFKADFPIFDKVDVNGPDTAPIYRFLKSSAGGFLGDLIKWNFEKFLVDKNGKVVERYPPTTSPFQIEKDIKKLLAA; encoded by the exons ATGGCCTTCCAAGCCGCTACCTCCACTTTCTGCTATGCGAACCCGTCCCTCCACGGCGCCTCGCAGGGAAGGAGGATGCCGGCGCCTTCGGCGGCAGCGTTCCGCCATCTCTCCGCCGGTTTCATGTCGGGATTGAACATGTCCTCCGTAGGAATCCTCAATTCCGCTCCCAGAACCTCCTGTTTTTTGACGAAACTGAGGAGGACTCCTGGCGTCGCTTATGCCGCCGCTGTCACTGAGAAGAGCGTACACGATTTCACCGTGAAG GATATTGATGGGAAGGACGTTTCTCTCAACAAATTCAAAGGCAAAGCTCTATTGATAGTTAATGTCGCTTCTAAATG TGGGTTGACATCATCCAATTACACTGAGCTTTCTCACATTCACGAGAAGTACAAGGCACAAG GTTTTGAAATCTTGGCTTTCCCCTGCAATCAATTTGGAGGGCAAGAACCTGGATCAAACTCAGAAATCAAGAATTTTGCATGCACAAGGTTCAAAGCAGACTTTCCTATATTTGATAAG GTTGATGTTAATGGACCAGATACTGCACCAATTTATCGATTTCTCAAATCCAGTGCtggaggatttctgggtgatcTTATAAAGTGGAACTTTGAAAAATTCTTGGTAGATAAGAATGGAAAAGTTGTTGAAAGATATCCACCCACAACTTCCCCTTTCCAGATTGAG AAGGATATCAAGAAATTGCTTGCAGCATGA